From Rhizobium favelukesii, the proteins below share one genomic window:
- a CDS encoding glycosyltransferase, with product MLYIIAVAGTLLAANTLSLMIAGWRIRSRQDETPSVPARPPVSIVVPLCGVEQFSRETLESALSLDWPDYEIIFCVADKTDPVVCLAEEALRKKPLTKAMISVGDDRISANPKLNNCVKGWNAASHGWVVLADSNVLMPTDYLARLMAAWRPDSGLVCSTPLGSRPNGFWAEVECAFLNTHQARWQYAGEALGFGFAQGKSMLWRKKTLDSHGGIQALAAEIAEDAAATKLVNTMGLKVHLVAGPFEQPLGRRTFRDVWARQCRWARLRRVTFPHFFAPEILLGVVPPLFLCMSAALISGTSLFVAALAVLCAAYAPELILAARKNWYMSPLSLVAMVTRDALLPIIWMRSWMAGSFDWRGNRMVIGSQGSRLEAGVAGPIASP from the coding sequence ATGCTGTATATCATTGCCGTCGCTGGTACCCTACTGGCAGCCAATACCCTCAGCCTTATGATCGCGGGATGGCGGATTCGATCGCGCCAAGACGAAACGCCAAGCGTCCCCGCGCGTCCGCCTGTCTCAATCGTGGTACCGCTTTGCGGCGTGGAACAGTTTTCGCGAGAGACGCTCGAAAGCGCACTGAGCCTGGACTGGCCCGATTACGAAATCATCTTCTGCGTTGCCGACAAGACCGATCCGGTTGTTTGCCTGGCTGAGGAGGCGCTCCGAAAAAAACCGCTGACAAAGGCGATGATTTCCGTCGGGGATGATCGCATCAGCGCAAATCCGAAACTCAACAATTGCGTCAAGGGCTGGAACGCGGCGTCGCATGGGTGGGTGGTTCTTGCCGATTCCAACGTCTTGATGCCCACGGACTATCTCGCACGCCTGATGGCCGCATGGCGGCCTGATAGCGGACTTGTCTGCTCGACGCCACTTGGTTCCCGTCCGAACGGATTTTGGGCGGAGGTCGAATGCGCGTTTCTCAACACGCATCAAGCGCGTTGGCAATATGCGGGAGAGGCCCTTGGATTCGGCTTCGCGCAAGGCAAGAGCATGCTATGGCGCAAGAAAACCCTCGACTCCCACGGCGGCATCCAAGCACTTGCGGCTGAAATCGCAGAAGACGCCGCCGCTACAAAACTTGTGAACACCATGGGCCTTAAGGTACATCTCGTCGCCGGGCCGTTCGAGCAGCCCCTGGGAAGGAGAACCTTCCGCGACGTATGGGCCAGACAGTGCCGTTGGGCGCGGTTGAGACGCGTCACCTTCCCTCATTTTTTCGCGCCGGAAATACTGCTTGGCGTGGTTCCGCCTCTATTTCTATGCATGAGCGCTGCGCTTATTTCCGGGACCAGTCTTTTCGTAGCGGCCTTGGCGGTTTTATGCGCCGCCTACGCACCAGAACTTATTCTTGCAGCCCGCAAGAATTGGTACATGTCCCCGCTGTCGCTCGTCGCAATGGTCACGCGCGATGCTCTGCTCCCAATCATCTGGATGAGGAGCTGGATGGCCGGGAGCTTCGATTGGCGCGGAAACAGGATGGTGATCGGATCGCAAGGGTCTCGTCTCGAAGCTGGCGTGGCCGGACCAATTGCAAGCCCCTAG
- a CDS encoding LysR family transcriptional regulator, with the protein MIWNSNSEKLKDATMSIPFRRPIPLLDNDVLRTFVAIAETGNFSTAAEAVYRTPSAVSMQIKKLEEQLGATLFLRDARSVSLTQHGELLLSYARNMLALSNEAVSRFIMPDLSGVVRLGAPEDIGERLLPSILKSFAESFPSIMVDVTIDMSIGLKKRMEEQRLDLALINCATRPLPTDGEIVFRERLIWAGAKCGTAHRRDPLPISIWEDGCIWRSEALSQLERMKRGYRVAFLSGHTMAQRAAVVSDLAIAPLPRSYVTDEMTILGVQEGLPELGSFDIRLLTASQMNGPMRAVAESIRFAFAEKAKAVAA; encoded by the coding sequence ATGATATGGAATTCAAATTCAGAAAAATTGAAAGATGCGACGATGAGCATTCCCTTTCGCCGTCCCATTCCTTTGCTTGATAACGACGTGCTGCGCACGTTTGTTGCCATCGCAGAGACCGGCAATTTTTCCACGGCCGCCGAGGCTGTCTATCGGACACCATCGGCCGTCTCCATGCAGATCAAGAAGCTGGAGGAACAGCTCGGTGCCACGCTCTTCCTGCGGGATGCGCGGTCGGTCAGCCTGACCCAGCATGGCGAACTGCTGCTTTCCTATGCGCGAAACATGCTTGCTTTGTCGAACGAGGCGGTTTCACGATTCATTATGCCCGACCTCAGCGGCGTCGTGCGGCTTGGCGCGCCGGAGGATATAGGCGAACGACTGCTGCCGAGCATCCTGAAAAGCTTCGCCGAGAGTTTCCCGAGCATCATGGTCGATGTCACCATCGACATGAGCATCGGGCTCAAGAAGCGCATGGAAGAGCAGCGGCTGGACCTGGCACTGATCAATTGCGCGACGCGTCCCCTGCCGACGGATGGCGAGATCGTTTTTCGCGAGCGGCTGATATGGGCCGGCGCCAAGTGCGGTACGGCGCACCGCCGCGATCCGCTGCCGATCTCGATCTGGGAGGATGGCTGCATCTGGCGCTCCGAGGCACTGTCTCAACTTGAGCGCATGAAGCGCGGTTATCGTGTCGCTTTCCTCAGCGGCCACACCATGGCCCAGCGAGCGGCTGTGGTTTCCGACCTGGCGATCGCGCCGCTGCCGCGCTCCTATGTCACCGATGAGATGACAATCCTCGGCGTGCAGGAGGGGTTGCCTGAACTCGGCTCCTTCGACATCAGGCTTCTCACTGCGTCGCAGATGAATGGCCCGATGCGGGCAGTGGCCGAAAGCATCCGCTTTGCCTTTGCGGAAAAAGCCAAGGCCGTTGCTGCTTGA
- the cobU gene encoding bifunctional adenosylcobinamide kinase/adenosylcobinamide-phosphate guanylyltransferase, which yields MSLISSDTTFVLGGARSGKSRFAEQLVVSGGLERHYVATGRAWDEEMRSRIDTHKADRGDLWHTHEEPLDLVGCLRAIDGEGRAILVDCLTLWVTNLMMEERDMVAEFASLAAYVPAARARLVIVSNEVGLGIVPENRMAREFRDHAGRLHQMIAAEAADVYFIAAGLPLKMKG from the coding sequence ATGAGCCTGATATCATCTGACACGACCTTCGTTCTCGGCGGTGCGCGCTCGGGAAAATCGCGCTTTGCCGAGCAACTGGTCGTTTCGGGCGGCCTGGAGCGCCACTATGTGGCGACCGGCCGGGCTTGGGATGAGGAAATGCGCTCCCGGATCGACACGCACAAAGCCGACCGCGGCGATCTCTGGCACACCCATGAAGAGCCGCTCGATCTTGTCGGATGCCTGCGGGCAATCGATGGCGAAGGACGGGCGATCCTGGTGGATTGCCTGACGCTTTGGGTCACCAATCTGATGATGGAAGAGCGCGACATGGTGGCGGAGTTCGCCTCGCTTGCCGCCTACGTGCCTGCGGCACGCGCGCGCCTCGTCATCGTTTCCAACGAGGTCGGTCTCGGCATCGTTCCGGAAAACCGCATGGCGCGGGAGTTCCGGGATCATGCCGGCCGCCTGCATCAAATGATCGCGGCGGAAGCTGCGGACGTGTATTTTATCGCGGCAGGTCTGCCGCTGAAGATGAAGGGTTGA
- a CDS encoding class I SAM-dependent methyltransferase: MAMNDACFQGDIPAAYDRYLVPILFDPYAADLAQRLALLHPHRVLEVAAGSGALTRAISSALPHAEIIATDLNQAMLDVAALRHSGGHVAWRQADALSLPFPDQIFDAVTSQFGVMFFPDKHRAYREILRVLRPKGTFLFNTWDAVENNDFAKAVKAATDALFPDDPPDFFRRTPHGYFDAEAILSELERAGFQLATFAKVEKTARASSARDAATAFCKGSPLRMEIEAREPKVDVLARVTEILEQIFGKGPIEGRMSALVFTAEARR; encoded by the coding sequence ATGGCGATGAATGACGCGTGTTTCCAAGGTGATATCCCTGCAGCCTATGATCGGTACCTGGTGCCGATCCTGTTTGACCCTTATGCGGCCGATCTGGCGCAGCGCTTGGCGTTGCTTCATCCGCACCGCGTTCTCGAAGTCGCAGCCGGGTCCGGCGCCCTGACGCGTGCGATATCGTCGGCGCTTCCGCACGCCGAAATCATCGCCACCGATTTGAACCAGGCCATGCTGGATGTCGCCGCGTTGAGACATTCCGGGGGGCATGTCGCATGGCGACAGGCCGATGCGTTGAGCCTGCCCTTCCCCGATCAGATCTTTGACGCCGTCACAAGCCAGTTCGGCGTCATGTTCTTTCCCGACAAGCACCGCGCCTACCGCGAAATCCTGCGCGTGCTGAGGCCGAAGGGGACGTTCCTCTTCAACACCTGGGACGCCGTCGAGAACAACGATTTCGCAAAGGCTGTCAAGGCTGCGACGGATGCACTGTTTCCAGACGATCCGCCGGATTTCTTCCGGCGGACACCGCACGGCTACTTTGATGCCGAGGCAATCTTATCTGAACTCGAGCGTGCCGGCTTCCAGTTGGCGACCTTCGCAAAGGTCGAAAAGACTGCCCGCGCATCCTCGGCAAGGGACGCGGCGACCGCCTTCTGCAAGGGCAGTCCGCTCCGCATGGAAATCGAAGCACGCGAACCGAAGGTCGATGTCCTGGCACGGGTAACCGAGATCCTTGAACAGATCTTTGGCAAAGGTCCGATCGAAGGGCGGATGTCGGCGCTCGTGTTCACCGCCGAGGCGCGACGCTAG
- a CDS encoding entericidin A/B family lipoprotein codes for MTTMAKIGSALAILLVLSSCGNTIRGIGRDTANAVNATQDAGRSVGRAATR; via the coding sequence ATGACCACAATGGCCAAAATCGGCTCCGCCCTCGCAATTCTGCTCGTGCTTTCCTCGTGTGGGAATACGATCCGCGGCATCGGTCGCGATACGGCAAATGCGGTGAACGCGACTCAGGATGCGGGCCGTTCGGTCGGGCGCGCGGCGACGCGGTAA
- a CDS encoding cobyric acid synthase, with protein sequence MTKAIMLQGTGSDVGKTVLVAGLCRLAANHGLAVRPFKPQNMSNNAAVADDGGEIGRAQWLQSLAARVQSSVHMNPVLLKPQTEYGSQIIVQGKVWGQAKGRDYQKLKPTLLDYVMQSFSEISVGADLVIVEGAGSPAEINLRAGDIANMGFATRAGVPVVLVGDIDRGGVIASLVGTHTILSDDDRAMISGYIINKFRGDVSLFDAGIDAVRRFTGWPCLGVVPWLKHASRLPAEDSVALESLARGGSAALKIAVPVFPRIANFDDLDPLAAEPDVELVFVRAGERLPSDARLVILPGSKSTIADLADMRAQGWDVDLLTHVKRGGRVIGICGGYQMLGRKVHDPLGIEGDPAQVTGLGLLDVETEMAPEKTVRNSVAMAVEDGAPLAGYQIHLGITVGEDCGRPFAIVDGEPDGAVSADGRIAGTYLHGLFASDIYRTRLLWSFGLSGETNDYRAGVEKALDDVAAELEACLDRRWLDELFG encoded by the coding sequence ATGACCAAGGCCATCATGCTACAGGGTACCGGCTCCGATGTCGGCAAGACCGTTCTTGTTGCGGGGCTTTGCCGGCTTGCTGCCAATCACGGCCTTGCGGTCCGTCCCTTCAAGCCGCAGAATATGTCGAACAATGCCGCGGTCGCTGACGACGGCGGTGAGATCGGCCGGGCGCAATGGCTGCAGTCGCTCGCTGCGCGGGTGCAGTCCTCGGTGCACATGAACCCTGTGTTGCTCAAGCCGCAAACCGAATACGGCAGCCAGATCATCGTTCAGGGCAAGGTCTGGGGGCAGGCCAAGGGACGGGACTATCAGAAGCTCAAGCCGACACTCCTCGATTACGTGATGCAGAGCTTTTCGGAGATTTCGGTCGGAGCGGATCTTGTGATCGTGGAAGGGGCGGGCTCGCCTGCCGAAATCAATCTCAGGGCCGGTGATATCGCCAATATGGGATTTGCGACGCGTGCCGGCGTGCCGGTGGTGTTGGTCGGCGACATCGATCGTGGCGGCGTGATCGCCTCGCTGGTCGGCACGCATACCATCCTCTCCGATGACGACCGGGCAATGATATCCGGCTACATCATCAACAAGTTTCGTGGTGACGTTTCGCTCTTCGATGCCGGAATCGATGCAGTGCGGCGTTTTACGGGATGGCCATGCCTCGGCGTCGTGCCATGGCTGAAGCACGCTTCGCGGTTGCCCGCCGAAGACTCGGTCGCGCTGGAGAGCCTGGCACGGGGCGGTTCGGCCGCGCTGAAGATCGCAGTGCCGGTCTTTCCCCGCATCGCGAATTTCGACGATCTGGATCCGCTGGCGGCAGAACCGGATGTCGAGTTGGTTTTTGTTCGCGCCGGAGAGCGGTTGCCGTCGGATGCCCGGCTGGTGATTCTGCCCGGTTCGAAATCGACGATCGCCGACCTGGCGGATATGCGCGCGCAGGGTTGGGATGTTGATCTTTTGACCCATGTGAAGCGGGGCGGGCGGGTCATCGGCATCTGCGGCGGCTATCAGATGCTCGGACGCAAGGTGCATGATCCCCTGGGCATCGAGGGGGACCCCGCGCAGGTCACCGGCCTCGGGTTGCTGGACGTCGAGACGGAGATGGCGCCGGAAAAGACGGTGCGGAACAGCGTCGCTATGGCGGTGGAAGACGGCGCACCGCTTGCCGGCTATCAGATCCACCTCGGCATCACCGTAGGAGAGGATTGCGGCCGGCCATTCGCGATCGTCGATGGCGAACCGGACGGTGCCGTATCGGCCGACGGTCGGATTGCCGGCACGTATCTGCACGGGCTCTTTGCGAGTGACATCTATCGTACCCGTTTGCTGTGGAGTTTCGGTCTTTCTGGTGAGACGAACGATTACCGTGCCGGTGTCGAGAAAGCTTTAGACGACGTTGCGGCCGAGCTGGAAGCCTGCCTTGACCGGCGCTGGCTTGACGAGCTCTTCGGCTAG
- a CDS encoding putative bifunctional diguanylate cyclase/phosphodiesterase: MKYARFRLLLLLFVLPLFAALSIYTGLFAVLEFATERSDKIAAERQTHLAETLVSKMQAAVAHDQESATVWDDAVRNVSDGNADWMEMNLGKWMFTYFQHDRAYVIAPDGRAVYVFASDEANSAKAYQEVRDVVSPLADRLRARLVDGDDTGISDQVLSIGESDLSTVNSHPAIVSVKPIVSDTGNIKQSPSEIYFHVAIRYLDGSFLTGVSSEYQFDDLTFAWTKSPQVKRSFAAIGSADGKEFGYFSWRPFEPGEAVAKSVRPALSAVGVSVFVALAGMGAMIGARNRKLRQSRAELEHLARHDTLTGLANRAQFAEHLATVISGSAATQSNAVLFMDLDRFKQVNDTLGHPVGDRLLVLVADRLREIFADSIVGRLGGDEFTAVITDVTNDQISQSCKRVIESMRRPFEINGTPISIGASIGVVIGIGPDVDPSDLTRKADIALYNAKAAGRNRFAIFGPHMDDLVQDRRELECDLRLAVQNRRDLEVHFQPVYAAPNGALFGAEALLRWKHPSRGLISPEVFIPIAEECGVIAQLGDLVLEEACLAAQRWPDLEIAINASPIELRNEAYALRVTAALNNHGIDPTRLEIEITEGTLLDSVGECQRNIEALRSKGVRFALDDFGTGFSSFGRLQYIAVDRIKIDKSFVDGFGSEEADNRAIVEAMIRLARAKGLKTTAEGVETEEQRAILKELGCDHLQGYLLSKPMTKDAFDMMVGANVIDLQVKR; encoded by the coding sequence ATGAAATACGCGCGCTTCCGACTGCTTCTCCTCCTCTTCGTTCTTCCTCTTTTCGCTGCGCTCTCGATCTATACTGGGCTCTTCGCAGTCCTGGAGTTTGCCACCGAAAGGAGCGATAAAATCGCAGCCGAGCGTCAAACGCATCTTGCAGAGACGCTCGTTTCGAAAATGCAGGCGGCAGTAGCCCACGACCAGGAGAGTGCGACTGTCTGGGACGATGCGGTTCGCAACGTCAGCGACGGCAATGCGGACTGGATGGAGATGAACCTCGGCAAGTGGATGTTCACCTACTTTCAGCACGATCGCGCTTATGTGATCGCTCCGGATGGTCGCGCAGTATATGTTTTTGCTTCGGACGAGGCGAATTCGGCGAAAGCCTACCAAGAGGTCCGGGATGTCGTGTCGCCGTTGGCGGACCGGCTGCGCGCAAGGCTCGTTGACGGTGACGATACCGGGATTTCTGACCAAGTCTTGAGTATTGGGGAAAGTGATCTCTCAACCGTCAACAGCCACCCGGCAATTGTCAGCGTGAAGCCGATCGTCTCCGACACCGGGAACATCAAGCAGAGCCCTTCGGAGATATATTTCCATGTTGCCATTCGTTATCTCGATGGCAGCTTCCTGACGGGGGTGTCGAGCGAATATCAGTTTGATGACCTCACCTTTGCCTGGACCAAGTCGCCGCAAGTCAAACGGTCTTTCGCGGCAATTGGAAGTGCTGATGGCAAAGAATTCGGATACTTCTCCTGGCGTCCCTTTGAACCCGGGGAAGCTGTCGCCAAGTCAGTTCGCCCGGCTTTAAGCGCTGTCGGAGTGTCCGTGTTCGTCGCGCTGGCAGGAATGGGGGCGATGATTGGTGCGAGAAACCGGAAGTTACGGCAGAGCAGGGCCGAGCTTGAACATCTCGCTCGGCACGACACCCTCACTGGACTGGCCAACCGGGCGCAGTTTGCTGAGCATTTGGCTACAGTGATCTCGGGGTCTGCCGCGACCCAGTCGAACGCGGTCCTGTTCATGGATCTTGATCGTTTCAAGCAGGTGAATGATACATTGGGGCATCCTGTTGGCGATCGGCTCCTCGTGCTCGTAGCCGACAGGTTGCGCGAGATTTTTGCGGACAGTATCGTTGGCAGGCTCGGAGGCGATGAGTTTACAGCGGTCATCACGGATGTCACGAACGATCAGATCTCGCAGTCGTGCAAGCGAGTCATCGAATCCATGCGGCGTCCATTCGAGATCAACGGAACGCCAATCAGCATCGGTGCGAGCATTGGTGTTGTGATTGGTATCGGACCTGATGTTGATCCATCCGACCTGACGCGGAAGGCTGACATCGCTCTCTATAATGCGAAGGCGGCGGGCAGGAACCGCTTTGCGATCTTTGGGCCCCACATGGACGACTTGGTCCAAGACCGCCGCGAACTTGAATGCGACCTGCGGCTGGCGGTCCAGAATCGCAGAGATCTAGAGGTGCATTTTCAGCCGGTCTACGCAGCCCCGAATGGAGCCTTGTTTGGCGCCGAGGCGCTCCTTCGATGGAAGCACCCCTCAAGAGGTCTTATCAGCCCGGAGGTGTTCATTCCTATTGCCGAAGAGTGCGGCGTCATCGCCCAACTTGGCGATCTTGTTCTTGAGGAGGCCTGCCTGGCGGCCCAGCGGTGGCCGGATCTCGAGATTGCGATCAACGCCTCACCCATCGAGCTTCGAAACGAGGCGTATGCGCTCAGGGTCACTGCGGCTTTGAACAATCATGGGATCGATCCGACACGGCTGGAGATCGAAATAACCGAGGGCACGCTTCTCGACAGCGTAGGGGAATGTCAACGGAATATCGAGGCACTTCGCTCCAAAGGCGTCCGCTTCGCGCTGGACGATTTTGGCACGGGCTTCTCCTCCTTCGGTCGCCTACAGTATATCGCAGTCGATCGTATCAAGATCGACAAGAGCTTCGTGGACGGCTTCGGCAGCGAAGAGGCTGACAACCGAGCTATCGTCGAGGCGATGATAAGGCTGGCAAGGGCCAAGGGGCTAAAGACAACTGCGGAAGGCGTGGAGACCGAAGAGCAGCGGGCAATCCTCAAAGAACTCGGTTGCGATCATCTGCAAGGGTACCTGTTGTCGAAGCCTATGACCAAGGACGCATTCGACATGATGGTTGGGGCAAATGTCATTGATTTGCAGGTGAAGCGATAA
- a CDS encoding chloride channel protein: MLLKINIRRFGPFHTLLDIGRMRALLRRSEMGMVIAGAIVGVISGLAVTGMSLVSRAMHRLIFGISDVERLSSSQIDDKFLLLTAPVCGGILLGLLLFILAKTRKKPMVDPIEANALHGGRLSLTDSILVAVQNLISNGFGASVGLEAGYTQLAAGLASKLGLKLQLRRSDLRVLVGCGAAGAIAAAFNAPLTGAFYAFELIIGTYTIVSLTPVVVSALVATQIARLLAGSDFLIDVGEFGSVMPADYVPALLLGAVCAGVGILIMQGVASIEELARRSSIATPLRPALGGIVVGLLALITPQILSAGHGALHLNLGRDLAIPVLLGLLLLKALASAISIGSGFRGGLFFASLFMGALLGKLFAYSAPYFAHATLTPVIYAVVGMSSLAVAVIGGPLTMTFLALEITGDFPITALVLAAVITSSLVVRSTFGYSFATWRFHLRGESIRSAHDVGWIRNLTVGRLMRADVKTAKAGLSIEEFKERFPIGSAQRVVLVDDTGKYSGLVLVPDIYANLTDTDDTGEDLSEFIRYKNDFLQPQMNAKQAAAIFDKTESEALAVVNNLIERKVVGQLSEAYTLRRYSEELDRRRREISGEI; encoded by the coding sequence ATGCTCCTAAAAATCAATATCCGCCGTTTCGGTCCGTTTCATACGCTTCTCGATATCGGGCGGATGCGCGCTCTGTTACGGCGCAGCGAAATGGGGATGGTCATCGCCGGCGCGATCGTCGGGGTGATCTCCGGCCTGGCGGTGACGGGCATGAGCCTCGTTTCCCGCGCAATGCACAGGCTGATCTTCGGAATCAGCGACGTCGAGAGGCTGAGCTCCTCCCAGATCGACGACAAGTTCCTGCTGCTGACGGCACCGGTTTGCGGCGGCATCCTGCTCGGTCTTCTGCTGTTCATCCTCGCCAAGACCCGTAAGAAGCCGATGGTCGACCCGATCGAGGCGAACGCATTACATGGCGGACGCCTGTCGCTGACCGACAGCATCCTCGTTGCCGTTCAGAACCTCATTTCGAACGGCTTCGGTGCCTCCGTTGGTTTGGAAGCCGGCTACACGCAGTTGGCAGCCGGTCTGGCCTCGAAGCTTGGCCTGAAGTTGCAGCTTCGCCGATCGGACCTGCGCGTTCTCGTCGGATGCGGCGCGGCCGGTGCGATTGCGGCGGCCTTTAATGCGCCACTGACCGGCGCGTTCTATGCCTTCGAGCTCATCATCGGCACATACACCATCGTCTCGCTGACACCAGTCGTCGTGTCCGCGCTGGTGGCGACCCAGATTGCGCGGCTGCTGGCCGGCAGTGATTTCCTCATCGATGTCGGCGAATTCGGCTCCGTCATGCCGGCCGACTATGTCCCGGCGCTGCTGCTCGGTGCCGTCTGCGCCGGCGTCGGTATTCTCATCATGCAGGGCGTCGCCTCGATCGAGGAACTGGCGCGCAGGAGTTCCATCGCAACACCGCTGCGCCCTGCCCTTGGCGGCATCGTCGTCGGTCTCCTCGCCCTTATCACGCCGCAGATCCTGTCAGCGGGACACGGAGCGCTGCACCTCAATCTCGGGCGCGATCTCGCGATTCCGGTCCTCCTTGGGCTGCTTCTCCTCAAGGCCTTGGCCTCCGCGATCTCGATCGGCTCGGGTTTCAGAGGCGGCCTCTTCTTCGCGTCGCTGTTCATGGGGGCGCTGCTCGGCAAGCTATTTGCCTATTCCGCGCCCTATTTCGCCCACGCGACGCTGACACCCGTTATCTACGCGGTCGTCGGCATGAGTTCGCTCGCAGTCGCCGTTATTGGCGGGCCCCTGACGATGACGTTCCTGGCGCTGGAGATCACGGGCGACTTTCCGATCACGGCACTTGTCCTTGCGGCCGTCATCACCTCCTCACTCGTCGTGCGCAGCACCTTCGGCTACTCCTTCGCAACATGGCGCTTCCATCTGCGCGGCGAGAGCATTCGCAGCGCCCACGATGTCGGCTGGATTCGCAACCTGACGGTCGGCCGGCTGATGCGCGCCGACGTCAAGACCGCCAAGGCCGGCCTTTCGATCGAAGAGTTCAAGGAACGCTTCCCCATTGGCTCGGCGCAGCGCGTCGTCCTGGTGGACGATACGGGCAAATACAGCGGGCTAGTGCTCGTCCCGGATATTTACGCGAACCTGACCGACACCGACGACACCGGCGAGGATCTCAGCGAATTCATCCGCTACAAGAACGATTTCCTGCAGCCGCAGATGAACGCCAAGCAGGCAGCCGCCATCTTCGACAAAACCGAAAGCGAAGCGCTCGCGGTCGTCAACAATCTGATCGAGAGGAAGGTTGTCGGGCAGCTGAGCGAGGCTTACACGCTGCGCCGCTATAGCGAAGAACTCGATCGCCGTCGCCGCGAAATATCCGGCGAGATCTAG
- a CDS encoding glycine betaine ABC transporter substrate-binding protein, with translation MRLLRTSILLAAGVCAAAATAQAAECGNVTVAEMKWASAGIAANFDKFILEKGYGCSVRIVPGDTMPTFLSMNGKGEPDIASEFWINSVRTELDSAVKEGKLIQAAEILSEGAVEGWWIPKFIADANPDIRSVEDALKHPELFPAPGNSSQGAVYSCPVGWSCQISTSNLFRALGAERDGFQLIETGSPQDLDDSIANAFQKKAGWLGYYWAPTPILGKYDMTRLSFGVAHDKAEWDKCTSVPGCARPQVNSYPVSRAYTIVTKAFAERAGPAMDYLKLRSWDNTTINEVLAWQDENHESNEDATIYFLQNYAALWTKWVPADVAQKVKAGL, from the coding sequence ATGAGACTTCTCCGCACGTCAATCCTGCTCGCCGCAGGAGTTTGTGCAGCCGCCGCGACTGCGCAGGCTGCCGAATGCGGCAACGTTACCGTCGCTGAAATGAAATGGGCTTCGGCCGGCATTGCCGCCAACTTCGATAAATTCATTCTCGAGAAGGGTTACGGCTGCTCGGTTAGGATCGTCCCGGGCGACACGATGCCGACCTTCCTGTCGATGAACGGAAAAGGCGAGCCGGATATCGCTTCCGAGTTCTGGATCAACTCGGTACGTACCGAACTCGATAGCGCGGTCAAGGAAGGCAAGCTGATCCAGGCGGCTGAAATCCTCTCGGAGGGCGCTGTCGAGGGCTGGTGGATTCCGAAATTCATCGCCGATGCCAACCCGGATATCCGCAGCGTAGAGGATGCCCTCAAGCATCCCGAACTGTTCCCGGCGCCGGGCAATTCATCGCAGGGCGCGGTCTATAGTTGTCCCGTCGGCTGGAGTTGCCAGATTTCCACGTCAAATCTGTTCCGTGCGCTGGGCGCCGAGAGGGACGGGTTTCAGCTTATCGAAACCGGCAGCCCGCAGGACCTCGATGATTCCATCGCAAACGCATTCCAGAAAAAGGCCGGCTGGCTTGGCTACTACTGGGCCCCGACGCCCATCCTCGGAAAATACGACATGACGCGCCTGAGCTTCGGCGTCGCTCATGACAAGGCAGAATGGGACAAATGCACATCGGTCCCCGGCTGCGCTCGGCCGCAAGTGAATTCCTATCCCGTCTCCCGGGCGTACACGATCGTGACTAAAGCCTTCGCCGAGCGAGCCGGACCGGCCATGGATTACCTGAAGCTCCGCTCCTGGGACAACACGACGATCAACGAAGTGCTTGCCTGGCAGGATGAGAACCACGAGAGCAACGAGGACGCCACGATCTACTTCCTCCAGAATTACGCCGCCCTGTGGACCAAATGGGTTCCCGCCGATGTCGCCCAGAAGGTCAAGGCTGGGCTTTAA